The genomic interval CATCCTCTTCGAGATACGAAATGTCTCCGGCTGCGAGGGTGAACTCGGTCGGCACGGCTTCCTTCCATACGCCGGTCATGATGATCACGAGCCCGGTGATCGTGCAGATCACGATCGTGTCGATAAAGGGCTCTAGCAGGGCGACGACCCCTTCCGATACGGGTTCGTCGGTTCGAGCCGCGGCGTGCGCGATGGGCGCCGAACCTTGACCGGCTTCATTCGAAAACAGACCGCGCCGCACGCCCCACATCATCGTTGTCAGAATAGCCCCGACTCCCGTACCTGCGACACCCGCTGTCGGATTGAAGGCCTCCGCAAAGATCGTGGCGAACGCCGGCATGAGCGCATCGATGTTCGAAGCGATAATGATAAACCCGCCCAGTACGTAGACGGCCGCCATGACCGGCGCGACAATACTCGTCACACGTCCGATACGCCGGATGCCACCGAGCACGACAGCTGCCACGATTCCGGCCGTAAGCAATCCGGTCACCCATACCGGTATTCCGAACTCGGTGTTCATTGTGTCGGCCACCGTATTGGCCTGCACGGCGTTACCGGTGAGGAAGGCCGTGAAACCGAGCATGATCGCGAAGAACACCGCGAGAGGCTTCCAGTGGCGCCCCAGCCCGCGCTCGATGTAGTACATCGGCCCGCCGGAAACCGTGCCGACCAGACGGCCCGATTCGGTCTCAACCTCTCGGAAGTTCTGAGCCAGCGTGACCTCGCTGTACTTCGTCGCCATCCCCAGAAATGCCGTGATCCACATCCAGAACAATGCACCCGGGCCGCCCCAGTGTATCGCTATCGCCACTCCGGCAATATTCCCGATGCCCACCGTAGCCGACAACGCGGTAGTCAGTGCCTGAAAATGCGACACGTCTCCGGGCTCGTTCGGATCGTCATACTTGCCCGATGTAACTGCGAACCCGTGTCCCAGCCGGCGAAGCTGTATGAAGCCCAGTCGCAGAGTGAGAAATACGCCGGTGCCCAGCAGTGCGATGACGACATACGGTATTTCTTCGCCCGCAACAGGAATACCCAGATTCCAGATGAAATCCTCCAGCCACGAAACAATCGCTTCCAACCATTCCATGCGGACATCCCTCGGTTAGCTTCAGAAGTGGACAGCAGACGCCTCAGCACCGGAAAGAGTGGCTACCGTGGCACTCAGGCGTTACAGGAGCGAAGACAGATCGACGCAAAATATACAGACCTGTCAAGGGGCTTTCAAACGAACCGCCTTATTGTGCCCCGAACCTAGAGCGTCGCGGGATCGACGTCCACGAGCTGGCCCTTCATGAAAGCGAGCGTTCGGGCCGGGTAGGACTTGACCAGCCGGTAGTCGTGCGTGGCCATCAAAAGGGTCATCCCCTGTCGATGGAGGCTGATCAAGAGCTTTAGCGTCTCATCCGCGACGGCCGGATCCAGATTGCCCGTGGGCTCGTCCGCCAGCAGTATCCACGGCTCGTTCGCGATTGCCCGCGCAATGACCACGCGCTGCTGTTCTCCACCCGACAACTCGTGCGGATAACGCCGCCGCTTGTGACTCAGGCCAACGCGCGACAACACCTGCAACACCCGGTTCTTGACGACGGCTCCACTCTTTCCCGTCGCATACAGTGCAAATGCGACGTTGTCGAACACATTTCGATCGCTCAACAGCTGGAAATCCTGGAATACTACGCCGATCGACCGCCTCAGAAACGGGATCTCCTTCGGCTTTATCGAATCGCTCCGGTAGTCTCCAACCGACGTCACCCCGCTCTTGGGGACGAGGTCCATGTAGAGCAACCGAAGCAGAGTTGTCTTTCCACTTCCAGTGGGACCGATGAGGTAGACCATCTCACCCCGCCCGATCTTGACGGACAAGTTGGCAAAGACGGTTCGCGATCCACCCTGCGGGAGCGGGTAGGATACCGTGACGTTCTTGAAATCAATCACGAGATGGGGAACTGCGCTGGTGGGAAAACAACCTCCTCATTAGATCGAACAAAGTACCAACAATCATAAGAAGAAATGTCAGACCGCCTCCAGAATCCAGTGTACACGTTCGCTTGATCCCGTTGCGGGCTCCCGCGAGAAACCGTCAAGCGTAGCGATAACGTCCCAGTCCGCGGGCCCGATCAGTGCACACATCTCGTCCACGGCGTACGCCCTCTGCACGTGATGTTCGTGAAACTCACCGTTCCTAAGCGAAATGTCGAACGTTGTGTGATGAAGGTTTGTCTCTTCATCGAATCGACTCTTTCTCGCAAAAAAGCCTTCTTCCGACTCGCCCGAGTCCGCGAACGACTCCACGTTGTTGAGTGAATTGGCCGGAGTACTTTGATCAAAGATGAAAATACCGCCTCGTCTCAGGTGGCGGCGTGCGCCCGAAAGCATCCTCCTGATCTCGGTTTCTGAAAGGAGATAGTTGATGCCGTCGTAAAGCAGCAGGGCGATATCGAACTGATCTTCAAGGGTGAGATCACGGAAGTCGGCCACCTGGCACTGAACCCGCGCGCCGTGTATGGTCATCT from Rhodothermales bacterium carries:
- a CDS encoding sodium:alanine symporter family protein codes for the protein MEWLEAIVSWLEDFIWNLGIPVAGEEIPYVVIALLGTGVFLTLRLGFIQLRRLGHGFAVTSGKYDDPNEPGDVSHFQALTTALSATVGIGNIAGVAIAIHWGGPGALFWMWITAFLGMATKYSEVTLAQNFREVETESGRLVGTVSGGPMYYIERGLGRHWKPLAVFFAIMLGFTAFLTGNAVQANTVADTMNTEFGIPVWVTGLLTAGIVAAVVLGGIRRIGRVTSIVAPVMAAVYVLGGFIIIASNIDALMPAFATIFAEAFNPTAGVAGTGVGAILTTMMWGVRRGLFSNEAGQGSAPIAHAAARTDEPVSEGVVALLEPFIDTIVICTITGLVIIMTGVWKEAVPTEFTLAAGDISYLEEDANGNIERMSAADAPAEVPIEAGIQNSSVRFAWHEVAVEMLYVDVNRQKPFTGRIKPQLGVAVGEDGAEMSILYGSAVESGAPLTMLGFRRGLPGTWGRFIVLISVLLFAISTAISWSYYGDRCANYLFGPRAILPYKIAFVGMHFFGAVVSLQVVWTLGDVALGIVILPNLLALVLLSGKVRDLTRSYFERKPWLENAEVHRRLKEERKSES
- a CDS encoding class I SAM-dependent methyltransferase, which encodes MIEDGSARPADAEPYAALASVYDAVMEHVDYVHWAEYILSLIRTYRPDARDVLELGCGTGSLAVELTTLASYRYMATDASPAMIEVARRKMTIHGARVQCQVADFRDLTLEDQFDIALLLYDGINYLLSETEIRRMLSGARRHLRRGGIFIFDQSTPANSLNNVESFADSGESEEGFFARKSRFDEETNLHHTTFDISLRNGEFHEHHVQRAYAVDEMCALIGPADWDVIATLDGFSREPATGSSERVHWILEAV
- a CDS encoding ATP-binding cassette domain-containing protein, which gives rise to MIDFKNVTVSYPLPQGGSRTVFANLSVKIGRGEMVYLIGPTGSGKTTLLRLLYMDLVPKSGVTSVGDYRSDSIKPKEIPFLRRSIGVVFQDFQLLSDRNVFDNVAFALYATGKSGAVVKNRVLQVLSRVGLSHKRRRYPHELSGGEQQRVVIARAIANEPWILLADEPTGNLDPAVADETLKLLISLHRQGMTLLMATHDYRLVKSYPARTLAFMKGQLVDVDPATL